The DNA region TCGTTTGGTTAGCCATAGAAGCAATAATTCCATCTACTTGATTTTTTAATAAAGTATCAATTTCCTTGCACTCTTTAGCATACAATTCATTCGATTGTGTCATAATGATACTGTAGCCTTCAGAATTGAGTACCTTTTCTATATTTTCAACCACCGAAGAAAAAAATGACTATTGACACGGGGAATAATAACACCAACTAAATTACTCTTGCCTTTACGCAAAGCACTGGATAAAAAATTAGGCTGATAATCTAATTCTTGAGCCACTTGCTTCACCGCTATTTTTGTTTTTTCACTAATTCTGGGATGATCATTCAAAGCTTTAGAAACTGCAGAAGGAGTCAAACCTAAGACA from Flavobacterium nitratireducens includes:
- a CDS encoding LacI family DNA-binding transcriptional regulator, which codes for MNKYRKQIGKQKKSTIKDIAAVLGLTPSAVSKALNDHPRISEKTKIAVKQVAQELDYQPNFLSSALRKGKSNLVGVIIPRVNSHFFLRWLKI